In a genomic window of Bosea sp. F3-2:
- a CDS encoding amidase, giving the protein MNAAMEVSGDLTSLGLVQAAAAIAAGEVTSVDLTQAVLAAIRTHAKALNAFLWLDEERALETAASLDKAPRSERGKLHGVPLAHKDMFYSKGRISTCGSRLREDFRPSYTATVIERLEGEGAFAIGGLNMAEFAMNATGHNEYFGHCRNPWNRDYCPGGSSSGSGAAVAARLVYASLGSDTGGSVRLPSSMCGVTGLKPTQTRVSRHGVMPLAFSADNVGPLARSAQDCARMLSVVAGADPRDTTSSSEPVPDYEEALDGDLRGLKVGVPENYFLDGVSPDIMRAFEEALKVLEGRGAVLRRVTIPEMDAVVAYCNLLSRVEGATIHAQWMRSRPQDYGVPLNSRLYANLAVPAAAYVEALSRRGPVLRSVCRAVFTEVDVFVAPTIRIQVPTLAATDIAAGTGNAMDVFSPMSLNAVSSNTRPMNYLGLPSLSAPCGFDDNGMPVGLQIQGRPFSEARLLKIADAFQRDTSHHRKVPPMITA; this is encoded by the coding sequence ATGAATGCGGCGATGGAAGTTTCGGGCGACCTGACGTCACTGGGTCTCGTCCAAGCCGCCGCCGCGATCGCCGCAGGCGAGGTGACCTCAGTCGATCTCACTCAAGCCGTGCTAGCGGCTATCCGGACGCACGCGAAAGCGCTGAACGCTTTCCTGTGGTTGGATGAGGAAAGGGCGCTGGAGACCGCCGCGTCGCTAGACAAGGCGCCGAGATCGGAACGGGGCAAGCTGCACGGTGTGCCCCTCGCCCACAAGGACATGTTCTACAGCAAGGGTCGGATCTCAACCTGCGGCTCCAGGCTTCGAGAGGATTTCAGGCCGTCCTATACGGCGACCGTGATCGAGCGCCTCGAGGGGGAGGGTGCTTTCGCGATCGGTGGGCTGAACATGGCTGAGTTCGCCATGAACGCCACGGGTCACAACGAGTATTTCGGGCATTGCCGCAACCCGTGGAATCGCGATTACTGCCCTGGCGGATCCTCCTCGGGTTCCGGAGCGGCCGTCGCAGCGCGCCTTGTCTATGCGTCCCTGGGCTCCGATACCGGCGGTTCCGTCCGACTGCCGTCTTCCATGTGCGGGGTCACCGGGCTCAAGCCGACGCAGACGCGAGTTTCGCGCCATGGCGTCATGCCCCTGGCGTTCTCCGCCGACAATGTCGGTCCTCTGGCGCGAAGCGCGCAGGATTGCGCGCGCATGCTGTCGGTTGTCGCCGGCGCCGACCCCCGCGATACAACCAGCAGCTCCGAACCGGTGCCCGATTATGAGGAGGCTCTGGACGGTGACCTGCGGGGCCTGAAGGTCGGCGTCCCCGAGAACTACTTCCTCGACGGTGTGTCCCCCGACATCATGCGGGCGTTCGAAGAGGCTCTGAAGGTACTCGAAGGCCGTGGAGCGGTTCTGCGGCGTGTCACCATCCCGGAGATGGATGCAGTCGTCGCCTATTGCAATCTGCTGTCGCGGGTGGAGGGTGCCACCATTCATGCGCAGTGGATGCGGTCGCGACCGCAGGATTACGGTGTGCCGCTGAACTCGCGGCTATATGCGAACCTGGCGGTCCCGGCCGCGGCCTATGTCGAGGCGCTCTCACGGCGCGGCCCGGTCCTGCGGTCGGTGTGCCGGGCCGTGTTCACGGAGGTCGACGTCTTCGTCGCGCCTACAATCCGCATCCAGGTACCGACGCTTGCCGCTACCGACATCGCAGCCGGGACCGGCAATGCGATGGACGTTTTCAGTCCGATGTCGCTTAACGCGGTCTCGTCCAACACGCGGCCGATGAACTATCTAGGACTGCCCTCGCTCAGCGCGCCGTGTGGCTTCGACGACAACGGCATGCCGGTCGGGCTCCAGATCCAGGGACGCCCCTTCTCGGAGGCGAGGCTCCTGAAAATCGCGGACGCTTTCCAGCGCGACACCTCACATCATCGCAAGGTGCCGCCGATGATCACCGCCTGA
- a CDS encoding alpha/beta hydrolase, with translation MTNISYERLPLTIQGTALDIAAISRNGTREPILFLHGFGSTKEDYADIARHSAFDGHAFLAYDAPGCGESRCSDLSKLSMPFLIETALAVLDVAGYDRFHLIGHSMGGLTAALVAHAVPDRVLSFVNIKGNLAAEDCFLSRQIFQYAASDDERFLDDFIARTRLAPAYSSALFAASLRHKVRPGSVRPIFESMVAFSDTAGLLEKFIALPCPRMFMYGVEYAGLSYLPALDQGGVILCEIPECGHFPMYSNPPAMWDAIAAFHKDRCRSGSL, from the coding sequence ATGACGAATATCTCCTACGAGCGGCTTCCGCTCACGATCCAGGGCACCGCGCTCGATATCGCCGCGATCTCCCGGAATGGCACGCGCGAGCCGATCCTGTTCCTTCACGGCTTCGGCTCGACCAAGGAAGACTATGCCGACATCGCCCGGCATTCCGCGTTCGACGGCCACGCGTTCCTCGCCTATGACGCGCCGGGCTGTGGCGAGAGCCGCTGTTCCGACCTCTCGAAGCTGAGCATGCCCTTCCTGATCGAGACGGCGCTCGCCGTGCTCGACGTGGCCGGCTATGACCGCTTCCACCTCATCGGCCATTCGATGGGCGGCCTCACCGCCGCCCTGGTGGCCCATGCCGTGCCGGATCGGGTGCTGAGCTTCGTCAACATCAAGGGAAATCTTGCCGCGGAGGACTGCTTCCTCAGCCGCCAGATCTTCCAGTACGCTGCGAGCGACGACGAGCGCTTCCTCGACGATTTTATCGCACGCACGCGGCTCGCGCCCGCCTATTCCAGCGCGCTTTTCGCAGCGAGCCTACGCCACAAAGTCAGGCCCGGCTCGGTGCGGCCAATCTTCGAGTCGATGGTCGCGTTCTCCGACACGGCCGGACTGCTGGAGAAATTCATCGCTCTCCCCTGCCCGCGCATGTTCATGTACGGGGTGGAATATGCGGGGCTCAGCTATCTTCCGGCCCTTGACCAGGGCGGAGTCATCCTCTGCGAAATACCTGAGTGCGGCCACTTTCCGATGTATTCGAACCCACCGGCGATGTGGGACGCCATCGCGGCCTTCCACAAGGATCGGTGCCGCAGCGGCTCGCTGTGA
- a CDS encoding 5-oxoprolinase subunit PxpA: MRIDINSDLGEGFGRWRLGDDEELVKIVSSANVACGFHAGDAVIMTRMAEASKQYGLALGAHIGLPDLLGFGRVQMKIDPRDMQKHALYQLGALSAIAKVAGYSVTHAGTHGVFGEMSREHPEYLQLIFDVFAAFDKDIIIPAEPNSPWQAYARSIGLRTVGRIFADRAYTDDGHLVSRAKPGAVITDLHEVRTRIEQFLHDGTITAQSGKRLKVDAKCVLVHSDTPGAVAIARTIRETVEAGGGEIVPLTELAE; this comes from the coding sequence ATGCGCATCGACATTAACTCCGATCTCGGCGAAGGCTTCGGCCGCTGGCGCCTGGGCGACGACGAAGAGCTCGTCAAGATCGTCTCCTCCGCTAACGTCGCATGTGGCTTCCATGCCGGCGACGCCGTCATCATGACGCGGATGGCGGAGGCCTCGAAGCAATACGGCCTGGCTCTGGGAGCCCATATAGGCCTGCCCGACCTGCTCGGGTTCGGGCGCGTGCAGATGAAGATCGATCCGCGCGACATGCAGAAGCACGCGCTCTATCAACTTGGCGCGCTCTCGGCCATCGCCAAGGTCGCCGGCTATTCGGTGACCCATGCGGGCACCCATGGCGTTTTCGGTGAAATGTCGCGCGAGCATCCCGAATATCTGCAACTGATCTTCGACGTGTTCGCCGCATTCGACAAGGACATCATCATTCCGGCCGAACCCAACAGCCCCTGGCAAGCCTATGCCCGATCGATCGGCCTGCGCACAGTTGGCCGGATCTTCGCCGACCGCGCTTATACCGACGACGGGCACCTGGTCAGCCGGGCAAAGCCGGGCGCGGTCATTACCGACCTCCATGAAGTGCGGACCCGTATCGAGCAGTTTTTGCACGACGGCACCATCACCGCGCAGTCCGGAAAGCGGCTCAAGGTCGATGCAAAATGCGTTCTGGTTCATTCCGACACGCCCGGCGCTGTTGCAATCGCCAGGACCATTCGGGAGACCGTCGAGGCCGGGGGAGGAGA